The following coding sequences are from one Streptomyces sp. NBC_01485 window:
- a CDS encoding thioredoxin family protein, with translation MIKADGVAAVTDADFGVEVLGAELPVLVEFTADWCPPCRQMGPVLSALAVEEGERLKVVQLDVDTNPETTNAYKVLSMPTFMVFRAGEPVKAMVGARPKRRLLEELSDVL, from the coding sequence GTGATCAAGGCTGACGGTGTGGCCGCGGTGACGGACGCGGATTTCGGGGTGGAGGTGCTCGGGGCGGAGTTGCCGGTGCTGGTGGAGTTCACCGCCGACTGGTGTCCGCCGTGCCGGCAGATGGGGCCGGTGCTGAGCGCGCTCGCCGTGGAGGAGGGCGAGCGGCTGAAGGTGGTGCAGCTGGACGTGGACACGAACCCCGAGACGACCAACGCGTACAAGGTGCTGTCGATGCCGACGTTCATGGTGTTCCGGGCCGGTGAGCCGGTGAAGGCGATGGTGGGGGCCCGGCCCAAGCGGCGGCTGCTGGAGGAGCTGTCCGACGTGTTGTAG
- a CDS encoding MerR family transcriptional regulator, which translates to MRIGELAARAGTTTRTLRYYESRDLLPARRNSNGYRTYDEDDLKLLRQIRTLQDFGFDLEETRPFVECLRAGHPEGDSCPASLAVYRRKLAELDALIGELRAVRETVAGQLVRAELARDELAADALVPGGPEPGCELGGQEL; encoded by the coding sequence ATGCGCATCGGCGAGCTGGCCGCGCGGGCCGGGACCACGACCCGGACGCTGCGGTACTACGAGTCCCGGGACCTGCTGCCCGCCCGGCGGAACAGCAACGGATACCGGACGTACGACGAGGACGACCTGAAGCTGCTCCGGCAGATCAGGACGCTCCAGGACTTCGGGTTCGACCTGGAGGAGACCCGGCCCTTCGTGGAGTGTCTGCGGGCCGGGCACCCGGAGGGCGACTCCTGCCCGGCGTCGCTCGCGGTCTACCGGCGCAAGCTGGCGGAGCTGGACGCGCTCATCGGGGAGCTGCGGGCGGTGCGGGAGACGGTCGCCGGGCAACTCGTGCGGGCCGAGCTGGCACGCGACGAGCTGGCTGCCGACGCGCTGGTTCCGGGGGGTCCGGAACCCGGGTGCGAGCTGGGAGGGCAGGAGTTGTGA
- the glgB gene encoding 1,4-alpha-glucan branching enzyme → MLHGTHHSPHSVLGAHAVDGGVAFRVLRPYARAVTVLAGEMRAELRADGDGFFSGLLPLTEVPVHRLLVAYEGTSVETEDAYRFLPTLGELDLHLIGEGRHEQLWTVLGAHPTTHQGVSGTSFSVWAPNARGVRVAGTFNYWDGTGYPMRSLGSSGVWELFVPGIGEGELYKFDITRPDGSHTLRADPMATRTEVPPATSSIVHASHYAWADEEWMAHRGEIPVHEAPFSVYELHLASWRPGLTYRQLADQLPVYVKDLGFTHVELMPVAEHPFGGSWGYQVTGFYAPTARLGTPDDFKYLVDALHRAGIGVLMDWVPAHFPRDEWALAEFDGKPLYEHEDPLRAAHPDWGTLEFDFGRREVRNFLVANATYWCEEFHIDGLRVDAVASMLYLDYSREPGRWTPNEHGGRENLDAVAFLQEMNATVYRRSPGVVTIAEESTAWDGVTRATHHPGPSGFGGLGFGLKWNMGWMHDSLEYMAHEPVHRRYHHHEMTFSMVYAYSENYVLPISHDEVVHGKRSLVSKMPGDWWRQRASLRAYLAFMWAHPGKQLLFMGQEFAQGAEWSEAHGPDWWLLDPAYGAQADHRGVRDLVRDLNGVYRATPALWQQDTDPAGFQWLVGDAAEDNVFAFLRLDAEGSPLLSVSNLSPVVRHGYRLGVPDDVPAWHETLNTDAAAYGGSDVTNPDVVKPEPQGWHGRPASIRLTLPPLATVWLRPA, encoded by the coding sequence GCGTACGAGGGCACGAGCGTGGAGACCGAGGACGCCTACCGTTTCCTGCCCACGCTGGGCGAGCTGGACCTGCACCTGATCGGCGAGGGACGGCACGAGCAGTTGTGGACGGTGCTCGGCGCGCACCCGACGACCCACCAGGGCGTGAGCGGCACGAGCTTCTCCGTGTGGGCCCCGAACGCACGCGGGGTGCGGGTGGCCGGCACCTTCAACTACTGGGACGGCACCGGGTATCCGATGCGCTCCCTCGGCTCGTCCGGGGTCTGGGAGCTGTTCGTGCCCGGGATCGGCGAGGGCGAGCTGTACAAGTTCGACATCACCCGCCCCGACGGCTCCCACACCCTGCGCGCCGACCCGATGGCCACGCGTACGGAGGTCCCGCCGGCGACCTCGTCGATCGTGCACGCCTCGCACTACGCGTGGGCGGACGAGGAGTGGATGGCGCACCGGGGCGAGATACCCGTGCACGAGGCCCCCTTCTCCGTCTACGAGCTCCATCTCGCGTCCTGGCGACCAGGCCTGACGTACCGTCAACTCGCCGATCAACTACCGGTGTATGTCAAGGACCTGGGCTTCACGCACGTCGAGCTGATGCCCGTCGCCGAGCATCCCTTCGGCGGCTCCTGGGGCTACCAGGTCACCGGTTTCTACGCGCCGACGGCCCGGCTCGGCACGCCCGACGACTTCAAGTACCTGGTGGACGCCCTGCACCGGGCCGGCATCGGCGTCCTGATGGACTGGGTTCCGGCGCACTTCCCGCGCGACGAGTGGGCGTTGGCGGAGTTCGACGGCAAGCCTCTCTACGAGCACGAGGACCCGCTCCGCGCCGCCCACCCCGACTGGGGGACGCTGGAGTTCGACTTCGGGCGGCGCGAGGTGCGCAACTTCCTGGTGGCCAACGCGACTTACTGGTGCGAGGAGTTCCACATCGACGGCCTGCGGGTGGACGCCGTCGCCTCGATGCTCTACCTCGACTACTCGCGCGAGCCGGGCCGGTGGACGCCGAACGAGCACGGCGGCCGGGAGAACCTGGACGCGGTGGCCTTCCTCCAGGAGATGAACGCGACGGTCTACCGCCGCAGCCCCGGCGTCGTCACGATCGCGGAGGAGTCCACGGCCTGGGACGGCGTCACGCGGGCCACCCACCACCCGGGCCCGAGCGGCTTCGGCGGGCTCGGTTTCGGCCTGAAGTGGAACATGGGCTGGATGCACGACTCGCTGGAGTACATGGCCCACGAGCCGGTGCACCGCCGCTACCACCACCACGAGATGACCTTCTCGATGGTGTACGCCTACAGCGAGAACTACGTGCTGCCCATCTCCCACGACGAGGTGGTGCACGGCAAGCGTTCGCTGGTGTCGAAGATGCCCGGCGACTGGTGGCGGCAGCGCGCCAGCCTGCGGGCGTACCTGGCCTTCATGTGGGCCCACCCGGGCAAGCAACTCCTCTTCATGGGGCAGGAGTTCGCCCAGGGCGCGGAGTGGTCCGAGGCGCACGGCCCCGACTGGTGGCTGCTGGACCCGGCGTACGGCGCGCAGGCCGACCACCGGGGCGTCCGGGACCTGGTCCGCGACCTGAACGGCGTCTACCGGGCGACCCCGGCGCTCTGGCAGCAGGACACCGACCCGGCCGGTTTCCAGTGGCTGGTGGGCGACGCGGCCGAGGACAACGTCTTCGCCTTCCTGCGCCTCGACGCCGAGGGCTCCCCGCTGCTGTCCGTCTCCAACCTCTCCCCCGTCGTCCGCCACGGCTACCGCCTCGGCGTCCCCGACGACGTCCCGGCCTGGCACGAGACCCTCAACACCGACGCGGCGGCGTACGGCGGCAGCGACGTCACCAACCCGGACGTCGTCAAGCCGGAGCCCCAGGGCTGGCACGGCCGCCCGGCGAGCATCCGACTGACCCTGCCACCCCTGGCCACGGTGTGGTTGCGCCCGGCGTAG
- a CDS encoding HelD family protein has protein sequence MRAGVELSNIDFPDSELRREQEFIDGVYARVDSLRGHTETGVTEALAQGNTPMQARLERDILVAERSGLLAALNAVDGSLCFGRIDLTSGVSHHIGRIGLRADDAERTPVLIDWRADVARPFYLATGHTPMGLRRRRHLTTSGRRVTDLHDEILDLGDQERTGHEDPSGDAVLLAALNSARTGRMNDIVQTIQAEQDEIIRAPHRGVLVVEGGPGTGKTAVALHRAAYLLYEHRELLAKRAVLIVGPNPAFLGYIGEVLPSLGETGVLLATVGELFPGVRATAADTPEAAAVKGRAAMADVLAAVVRDRQALPDPVIAIEHDREILMLDEGLVSVARDATRAAGLPHNAAREHFEGYILNTLTDMVAERIGTDPYDGSNMLDAGDITQIRDELAENPEVWSAIDQLWPRVTPRRLVADFLAAPEGYLGDADAAAVRRPATRAWTVADVPLLDEAAELLGEDSRSARARADRERETQIAYAQGVLDVSYASRTYEFDDKEDGDPDGSEVLSAHDIIDAERFAERHEEDDHRSAAERAAADRTWAFGHIIVDEAQELSAMAWRLLMRRSPTRSMTLVGDPAQTAEAAGVGSWSGILAPYVADRWEHTRLGVNYRTPAEIMEVAAAVVRAEHPGFEPPSSVRSTGVRPWARATDDLPGAVADAVAELTPAEGRLAVIAPRALHRRLAARLDGVTAGSQPDLTRTVVLLDPRQSKGLEFDSVLVVEPAEYGTSDLYVALTRATQRLGVLHTKELPKPLLTALA, from the coding sequence ATGCGGGCGGGAGTGGAATTGTCAAACATCGACTTTCCGGATAGTGAATTGCGGCGCGAGCAGGAATTCATCGACGGGGTGTACGCACGGGTGGACTCCCTGCGCGGCCACACCGAGACCGGCGTCACGGAAGCGCTCGCCCAGGGAAACACCCCCATGCAGGCGCGGCTGGAGCGGGACATTCTCGTCGCCGAGCGCTCGGGCCTGCTGGCCGCGCTGAACGCGGTGGACGGCTCTCTCTGTTTCGGCCGCATCGACCTCACCTCGGGCGTCAGCCATCACATCGGCCGCATCGGTCTGCGCGCCGACGACGCCGAGCGCACCCCGGTCCTGATCGACTGGCGGGCCGACGTCGCCCGCCCCTTCTACCTCGCCACCGGCCACACCCCGATGGGCCTGCGCCGCCGCCGGCACCTCACCACCTCGGGCCGCCGGGTCACCGACCTGCACGACGAGATCCTCGACCTCGGCGACCAGGAGCGGACCGGCCACGAGGACCCGAGCGGCGACGCCGTGCTGCTCGCCGCGCTGAACTCCGCCCGCACCGGCCGTATGAACGACATCGTGCAGACCATCCAGGCCGAGCAGGACGAGATCATCCGCGCACCCCACCGGGGCGTCCTGGTGGTCGAGGGCGGCCCCGGCACCGGCAAGACGGCCGTCGCCCTGCACCGCGCCGCCTATCTCCTCTACGAGCACCGGGAGTTGCTCGCCAAGCGGGCCGTCCTGATCGTCGGCCCCAACCCCGCCTTCCTCGGCTACATCGGCGAGGTGCTGCCCTCGCTGGGCGAGACCGGCGTCCTGCTGGCGACCGTCGGCGAACTGTTCCCCGGCGTGCGGGCGACGGCGGCCGACACCCCCGAGGCCGCCGCCGTGAAGGGCCGCGCCGCCATGGCGGACGTCCTCGCCGCCGTCGTACGCGACCGGCAGGCGCTGCCCGACCCGGTGATCGCGATCGAGCACGACCGCGAGATCCTGATGCTCGACGAGGGACTCGTGAGCGTCGCCCGCGACGCCACCCGGGCCGCCGGGCTGCCGCACAACGCGGCCCGCGAGCACTTCGAGGGCTACATCCTCAACACCCTGACGGACATGGTGGCCGAGCGCATCGGCACCGACCCCTACGACGGCTCGAACATGCTCGACGCCGGCGACATCACCCAGATCCGCGACGAGCTCGCCGAGAATCCCGAAGTCTGGTCCGCCATCGACCAGTTGTGGCCGCGCGTCACCCCGCGCCGCCTGGTCGCCGACTTCCTCGCCGCCCCCGAGGGCTACCTCGGCGACGCGGACGCCGCCGCCGTCCGCCGTCCGGCGACCCGGGCCTGGACGGTCGCGGACGTCCCGCTGCTCGACGAGGCGGCCGAACTCCTCGGCGAGGACTCCCGGTCGGCCCGGGCGCGCGCCGACCGGGAGCGGGAGACGCAGATCGCCTACGCGCAGGGCGTCCTCGACGTCTCCTACGCCTCGCGCACCTACGAGTTCGACGACAAGGAGGACGGCGACCCCGACGGCTCCGAAGTCCTGTCCGCGCACGACATCATCGACGCCGAGCGGTTCGCCGAGCGGCACGAGGAGGACGACCACCGCAGCGCCGCCGAACGCGCGGCGGCCGACCGGACCTGGGCGTTCGGGCACATCATCGTCGACGAGGCGCAGGAGCTGTCGGCGATGGCGTGGCGGCTGCTGATGCGGCGCAGCCCGACCCGCTCGATGACCCTGGTCGGCGACCCCGCGCAGACGGCGGAGGCGGCCGGGGTCGGCTCCTGGTCGGGGATCCTCGCCCCGTACGTCGCGGACCGCTGGGAGCACACCCGCCTCGGCGTCAACTACCGCACCCCCGCCGAGATCATGGAGGTCGCGGCAGCCGTCGTCCGCGCGGAGCATCCCGGCTTCGAGCCGCCGAGCTCGGTCCGCTCCACCGGCGTCCGGCCCTGGGCGCGCGCCACCGACGACCTGCCCGGCGCGGTCGCCGACGCCGTGGCCGAACTGACCCCCGCCGAAGGCCGGCTGGCGGTGATCGCCCCCCGCGCGCTGCACCGGCGGCTGGCGGCCCGCCTCGACGGGGTGACGGCGGGTTCGCAGCCGGATCTGACCCGCACGGTCGTCCTCCTCGACCCGCGCCAGTCCAAGGGGCTGGAGTTCGACTCGGTGCTCGTCGTCGAGCCCGCCGAGTACGGCACCAGCGACCTGTACGTCGCCCTCACCCGCGCCACCCAACGCCTCGGCGTGCTCCACACCAAGGAGTTGCCGAAGCCGCTGCTGACAGCGTTGGCGTGA
- a CDS encoding cytochrome, translated as MEAQHHVTAPADSPALGSLSVEPLLTAEFDADPGAVYRRLRSTYGPVAPVGLLGVPVWLALDYREVLEVLRNEGQWRRDVRNWRARALGELPPGWPLLAGYEVRQTMFMDDEEHLAARRTQHAALRPFQDAKSPEGWELRAAVAQYADELVAMLAAESGRTGFADLGAQYTRPLLLMVTSKLFGCPVELGDELVMDLWRMLDGGPDAGPATGRALSAFTRLAAHRRARPGDDLTSYMMLADPDLTDEQLGRELFMNAVYLNDIAGNMVLNTLLEVLRGNATVRRSLSAGQLGETVNRAALANPPVANMCFRFAARDVRLGNFWIRAGDIVSPSAAAAHQDLLAIGSSPMVGSAVSTRAHLGWGAGPHQCPSAARELGGLIVTTAVGRVFDHFAKAELTLPPDQLPWRSGPVVRGLKVLPVRYEMATAALGVARPAELASASVGIDGQASGLLAALRRFMFGAR; from the coding sequence ATGGAAGCCCAGCACCACGTCACCGCACCGGCCGACAGCCCCGCACTCGGATCGCTGTCCGTCGAGCCGCTGCTCACGGCGGAGTTCGACGCCGACCCCGGCGCGGTGTACCGACGCCTGCGGAGCACGTACGGTCCCGTGGCCCCGGTCGGTCTCCTGGGTGTGCCCGTGTGGCTCGCGCTGGACTACCGGGAGGTCCTGGAGGTCCTGCGCAACGAGGGCCAGTGGCGGCGCGACGTACGGAACTGGCGGGCCCGCGCCCTGGGCGAACTGCCGCCCGGCTGGCCGCTGCTGGCCGGCTACGAGGTGCGGCAGACGATGTTCATGGACGACGAGGAGCACCTCGCCGCCCGCCGCACCCAGCACGCCGCCCTGCGCCCCTTCCAGGACGCCAAGAGCCCCGAGGGCTGGGAACTGCGGGCGGCCGTCGCCCAGTACGCCGACGAGCTGGTCGCGATGCTGGCCGCCGAGTCGGGCCGGACCGGCTTCGCCGACCTCGGCGCGCAGTACACCCGGCCGCTGCTGCTGATGGTCACCAGCAAACTGTTCGGCTGCCCGGTCGAGCTGGGCGACGAACTGGTCATGGACCTGTGGCGGATGCTCGACGGCGGCCCCGACGCGGGCCCCGCCACCGGCCGCGCCCTGTCCGCGTTCACTCGTCTCGCCGCCCACCGCAGGGCCAGACCGGGCGACGACCTCACCTCGTACATGATGCTCGCCGACCCCGACCTCACCGACGAACAGCTCGGCCGGGAACTGTTCATGAACGCCGTCTACCTCAACGACATCGCCGGCAACATGGTCCTCAACACGCTGCTGGAGGTGTTGCGCGGCAACGCGACGGTGCGCCGCAGCCTGTCGGCTGGGCAGCTCGGCGAGACGGTCAACCGGGCCGCCCTCGCCAACCCGCCCGTCGCCAACATGTGCTTCCGGTTCGCGGCGCGGGACGTGCGGCTCGGGAACTTCTGGATCCGCGCCGGCGACATCGTCTCCCCGTCCGCGGCCGCCGCCCACCAGGACCTGCTGGCGATCGGCTCCTCCCCCATGGTCGGCTCAGCCGTCTCCACCCGCGCCCACCTGGGCTGGGGCGCGGGTCCCCACCAGTGCCCCAGTGCCGCGCGGGAGTTGGGCGGGTTGATCGTGACGACGGCCGTGGGGCGCGTCTTCGACCACTTCGCCAAGGCCGAACTGACCCTGCCGCCCGACCAGTTGCCGTGGCGGTCGGGTCCGGTCGTGCGGGGGCTGAAGGTGCTGCCGGTGCGGTACGAGATGGCGACGGCGGCGCTTGGCGTGGCCCGGCCGGCCGAACTCGCGTCGGCGTCCGTCGGGATCGACGGTCAGGCCAGCGGGTTGCTGGCGGCGCTGCGGCGGTTCATGTTCGGCGCACGCTGA
- a CDS encoding Lrp/AsnC family transcriptional regulator → MGVPAAAPKEPRHSRASATETSVAFDALDRQILQLLQTDGRIRLSELGRQVRLSPAAVTERVRRLEAAGVISGYGAQVVPGRLGYGIQAFVRVNPHGGYNLKHPRTLELMERPEITEVHHVVGEDCWLLKVAVRDTVHLEEVLEAVSVLGRTTTSIVLTSPVERKPLLP, encoded by the coding sequence ATGGGAGTTCCGGCCGCCGCACCGAAAGAACCACGGCACTCACGCGCCTCCGCCACCGAAACATCGGTGGCCTTCGACGCGCTGGACCGGCAGATCCTCCAGCTCCTCCAGACCGACGGCCGGATCAGGCTCAGCGAGCTGGGGCGGCAGGTCCGGCTGAGCCCGGCGGCGGTCACCGAGCGGGTGCGCCGGCTGGAGGCCGCGGGCGTGATCAGCGGCTACGGCGCTCAGGTCGTCCCCGGCCGGCTCGGTTACGGCATCCAGGCGTTCGTCCGGGTCAACCCGCACGGCGGCTACAACCTGAAGCACCCCAGGACCCTGGAGCTGATGGAGCGCCCCGAGATCACCGAGGTGCACCACGTCGTCGGCGAGGACTGCTGGCTCCTCAAGGTCGCCGTCCGGGACACCGTCCACTTGGAGGAGGTCCTCGAAGCCGTCTCGGTCCTGGGCCGTACGACGACGTCGATCGTGCTCACCTCGCCGGTGGAACGCAAACCGCTCCTGCCCTGA
- a CDS encoding NAD-dependent epimerase/dehydratase family protein gives MEKREVLVIGGNRYFGKRLIARLLAAGDRVTVLNRGSSPPPAGVVHLIADRDDEDALREALGPRTFDVVVDQVCYTPRQAAIARRVLAGRTGRYVMTSTVEVYAEVHGEVHAYGDSVAPVRETDVDPLNAAVDLELPWHEPEFLDTHYGEGKRQAESVFAAEPAFPYVAVRVAHVLGGDDDFTGRLTHYADRIRTGEPITVPTVNHPATYIHVEEIADFLFWTVGQDFTGPVNAASHGTLTTRELCEAVAAYAPGGGTAVFQETTEPGEVSPFAFRRFYGMDNSRATRLGFTFGDVRQWLGQAVAETLVPVN, from the coding sequence ATGGAAAAGCGAGAAGTGCTGGTCATCGGCGGGAACCGCTACTTCGGCAAGCGGCTCATCGCGCGGCTGCTGGCCGCCGGGGACCGGGTCACGGTCCTCAACCGCGGTTCGTCGCCGCCGCCGGCCGGGGTGGTCCACCTGATCGCCGACCGGGACGACGAGGACGCGCTGCGCGAGGCGCTCGGCCCGCGCACCTTCGACGTCGTCGTCGACCAGGTCTGCTACACCCCGCGCCAGGCGGCGATAGCCCGCCGGGTCCTCGCCGGCCGCACCGGCCGCTACGTGATGACGTCGACGGTCGAGGTGTACGCGGAGGTCCACGGGGAGGTCCACGCGTACGGGGACTCGGTCGCGCCGGTCCGGGAGACGGACGTCGATCCGCTGAACGCGGCCGTGGACCTCGAACTCCCCTGGCATGAACCGGAGTTCCTCGACACCCACTACGGCGAGGGCAAGCGGCAGGCGGAGTCGGTGTTCGCGGCGGAGCCGGCGTTCCCCTACGTGGCCGTCCGGGTCGCCCATGTCCTGGGCGGGGACGACGACTTCACCGGACGGCTCACCCACTACGCGGACCGCATCCGCACCGGCGAGCCGATCACCGTGCCGACGGTGAACCACCCGGCGACGTACATCCACGTCGAGGAGATCGCCGACTTCCTCTTCTGGACGGTGGGCCAGGACTTCACCGGCCCGGTCAACGCGGCCTCGCACGGCACGCTGACGACACGGGAGCTGTGCGAGGCGGTCGCCGCGTACGCCCCCGGCGGCGGCACAGCGGTGTTCCAGGAGACGACGGAGCCCGGCGAGGTGTCCCCGTTCGCTTTCCGCCGCTTCTACGGCATGGACAACTCCCGTGCCACGCGCCTCGGGTTCACCTTCGGCGACGTACGGCAGTGGCTGGGGCAGGCGGTCGCCGAAACCCTGGTCCCGGTGAACTGA